A stretch of DNA from Montipora foliosa isolate CH-2021 chromosome 4, ASM3666993v2, whole genome shotgun sequence:
TGGCAGATGTTTTTTGAAGTCCTTTTAAGAAGCGAACGGTGAGTAATATTTTTGCATACTCGTCAGGttaatgaaaaactttttttattttcgtattaaaagagatttcttaaaagataaaacagtaaaagcgaacgataaaaaccgacgtttcggagtagtcatgactccattatcaaggtaaaagtttaaaacatgCAAATAACAGTAAATAACAGTATTGTGTCGGGGTTTGAAATTTGCCTTTCCGCAACGAGTGTCACCGATTGAAGTGAAAGCGAGCTTTGAAAAGGCTTACTGGAGCCTCGAACCTCATCTTGAAAGCGATGATTTGAAAGAATTGGCGGCCGCAACCCTACGATCCGTAGCTCTGAATTACATCCAGCGCAAAGTACAGAAACCACCCAAGACACTTTTGGTTGCCATCGAACAACTGAAACGACGTGACGACATCGTCATCACCAAACCAGATAAAGGATCGGGAGTGGTCGTAATGGATAAGTCCGAATATCTGCGACTATTATCCGAAGCTTCCATCAATGATTACAGTAAATTTCAAGCTGTTCCACTGGAAAGGCCCTCGAGTAAAGGTAGACCGCCAACATATTACCACCCCCTcctaaagaaagagaaagatttaGACGCCATTGTTCGTAGAATTCTGCCTAAGTCCATAGCAGATACTGTCCGTCCTACAGGTTCCAGATTAGCGCATTTGTACGGCTTACCGAAAACACACAAGGAGCGCTTGGCGATGCGCCCTATACTCTCAGCAACGCAAACTTACAACTACGCACTGGCGAAATGGCTCGACACTAAACTTAAGCCTCTCTCTCTGAATCGCTACACAGTaactgacattttttaatttgccGACGAAATTCGCGAATTAGAAATATCAAACGGTGACATTCTGGTTTCTTACGACGTGTCCTCCCTCTTTACCAACGTACCCTTGGATGAAACAATTGAGATACTCGCGAACAGAGCTTTTGACAACGACTGGTTTAATTCAACCTATGACCTGAACCTGACCAAAACGGACCTTGTTGACCTTCTCAGTGTAGCTACAAAAGGACAACTTTTCCAGTATAATGGAGCACTTTACGAACAGACGGATGGTGTGGCCATGGGTTCCCCCCTTGGTCCCCTGCTAGCTAATGTGTTCATGTCTTCAATTGAGGAAAACCTCGAGCGAGAGGGTAAACTCCCTTCTTTCTATCGAAGGTACGTTGATGATACACTTACTATCATGCCAAATATCGCAACAGCATCCAACTTCCTGAACACGCTTAATAAGGCACATTCTTCCGTAAAATTTACGATGGAAACCGAATGCAATGGCATGCTCCCTTACTTGGGCATCCAGTTACTGAACCGATCGCCCCAAATAGAGACAAAGGTGTACGTAAAACCCACGAATTCAAGTCTCCTCTTACATTACCAAAGTCACGTTGACAATCGGTACAAACAGGGTTTACTCCGAACTATGCTGGGTCGAGCACATAGTTTATCTTCCTCTTGGTCACACTTCTCAGACGAATGTGACCGATTGAAGACAGTATTCTCGCGTTTAAAGTACCCCAAACACCTCATCGACTCTGCCATCAAAAATTTCGTTGACTCAAAGGTTTGTGACCAGCAGCGACCATTATTACCAACTAAAGAGACGGACACAATTCGAGTGGTTCtaccatttaaagaccaaaccTCAGCAAATTTTGTGAAAGGACAACTCAAGGATCTGAGCCTAAAAGTGAACACCAACATCCAGCCCGTATTTGTCAGCCGAAAAATTGATCAAGAACTGAATGTGAAAGAAGCAAAGCCATCGATCGTAAATGAACagtgtgttgtttataaataccaatgtgacctgtgcgatgcaggttatataggatacacacgcggacatttacacaatcgtgtaaaaGGACATAAACAACAGTCCTCGGCCATTGCCAAACATTGCAAGAACGTACACGGGAGGATCCCTCAGGACCTACTGAAATGCTTCGAAGTTCTTAAGAAGTGcaggaacaaatttgactgcttattgTATGAAATGCTTTATATAAGAACTTTAAAGCCAAACCTGAACGTGCAATCGGACTCTATTCGTGCGCAAGTATTTGTGTAATCTTCGCacctattatgttaattttcgcGCCACATCGCTTAAATACTGCTCTTTGCATGTTTAaacttttaccttgataatggagtcatgactactccgaaacgtcggtttttatcgttcgctttttttattttattttaaaaatcctCAATTAGTTGCTGGGCTGGACGATAACTGACTTTGGAAACTATTTAAAActacctggccccagttgttcaaatggtggatagcgctatccaccggaacAATCACTATCCAGTacataaacactagcaaaaccaattgagttatccggtggatagtgctatccactctTCGAACTACTGGGGCCCGATTTTAAAATAACTTACAATACAAATGCATTTACTTTAAACATACTGAAGAAGTCCTTGTTGGTTTTATTTTGGAAATAACCGTTACAGTGAAAAAAAGTTACTGCCTACAACGTTTTTCCAACAAAACGACTGATTTCACCTGCGCAAAGTCATGATCATACGATATTATATATGCCAAATAATGAGAGAACTGTATGAAAGTTTCATTGTATTAAGGTCATATGAAAAGGCAGATTGAGCGGATCTCGCAGATTATACAGATTGGATAAGATTTTGTTTCGAGAATATTACTCAGTACTGCCGCAAACTATTTAAAGAAGATTGAAATAATCTTTGTTTTTCCACTTCATTCGGTGGTGTTTTTTGGTTTGAAGAATAGGAGAAATCATTTGATGGAGGAGTCAAGCAAATGAGTTTCACTCCCAGAAACTTTAGAGCAGATAGTGGCAGCGAGGGAAAGCCTTAAACAGATATTATGCCCTGAGTCAGTACTACTTCACGTGCGTTGCTTTATTCAGTTATACCGTTTTCATGCCAGATTGATGGTCTTCTTCCTTCTAAAGATCTTTACACCTCTCGAATATTTGTACTAGGTTCGCTTGATTCTAGCTATTTCCTGTATGGCTATTTTAGGACGATGGAGATAAAAGACTAACTTTGGGCTACTTGAAAATGGAAGTAAGACCTTGAAATGGTTTTAATATACCGTTAAAATTTTGATATTCACATTTTCGGACCCGTAAAGTCTTTCGTAAAACTTCAATCAACTTATTCTTAAAAGTAGGCTTTCAAACAGGTAACGTTTTAAAGATAAGAAATCATAGCATATCATAGCAAAGTTCGAATTGCAATGATGAGGCATTGTTACAAACTTCTCTTTCAGGACATGAGAGATCTATTATATTTTGTTATCATCGGTCAACTGCTTGCCAGCGAGGCCACTCAGCAATGCTTTATTTCAGCATCTCACATGTCAATATCTGGCTGGATGTTACAGCGACATATTTATAAGACGATGCCAGCAGATCTTGGACTCAGGTGCCTGCTGGAATGTCGAACAGATAATCGATGTCAAAGTTTTAACTTTGTGTTGTCTCGTCGCATTTGTGAGTTCAGTAATCGAACGAAGAAAGCCACACCTCAGGACTTTGTTCCT
This window harbors:
- the LOC138000420 gene encoding uncharacterized protein — protein: MGSPLGPLLANVFMSSIEENLEREGKLPSFYRRYVDDTLTIMPNIATASNFLNTLNKAHSSVKFTMETECNGMLPYLGIQLLNRSPQIETKVYVKPTNSSLLLHYQSHVDNRYKQGLLRTMLGRAHSLSSSWSHFSDECDRLKTVFSRLKYPKHLIDSAIKNFVDSKVCDQQRPLLPTKETDTIRVVLPFKDQTSANFVKGQLKDLSLKVNTNIQPVFVSRKIDQELNVKEAKPSIVNEQCVVYKYQCDLCDAGYIGYTRGHLHNRVKGHKQQSSAIAKHCKNVHGRIPQDLLKCFEVLKKCRNKFDCLLYEMLYIRTLKPNLNVQSDSIRAQVFV